tttaataatttcaatACTAATTGATGTAAATTTCAAATACGTCCAAGACAAGTGATTTGAAATTTCATTTCATAAATCTTTTTCTCGAACCTCTTGTTCCAATTTAAGCACATCAATATTAGATTATCAATTTACGATAAAGTTATAAAGAtgatcaatttaaaattttgaaggtTATAATGTAATTTGAAATCTGATTCGAACCATTCATTGAGTTACATACATACTACGATGTGGGAGGGTGTTGCAATCAATAATTTGGTCCTGTTTGAGACGTGGTATGAAATAATAGAAAGATTAAAGATACGAAAATTGATAAATATTGACCATTTACATAGAATTCCCTCTTATTAACTACACCAGAAATTAATGGATTATTAAAAGTGTGCAGCTAATTAATTAGCTAAATTTATGGACGGGGTACAAAGTTGGTTGCCTTCTTTTATTGCTCCATTGTGAGTATTGATTGCCCGTCAAATGGTTCTTCGGACTTTTTTTTCAGAATAGAACTATGGTATTGTTTCAAATTACAAAAATATAATGTAATTGTTCATACTAGTGACATGACTTGAGTGTAGACCGAAAAATTGTTTATCTCACGTAAAGAAATTACAAAGAAACAgctaaatttactaaaaataactACCTGAAAGCGAGATTCGAAGTCTCAGAACTTCAATCTTAACTATTGGGTCAAGACCTCATGGATGGTTATTCGGAATTTAGTAAGCCTAATAGAACATGAAAAGTTAAGAATTATTGgacaaataattttattataataccaaaatattatataatttggATGATAATAAAATAGATTATATATCACTATCATATATTAAGCATCGACCTTCTAGTGATTATTTCAGATAAATGAATTGAAGTATCCTCTtttgtttgataaaaaaaatattttagtataTTTGTAGTCCAACTATAACTATCACATTCTATATCAAATATTTCTATTTTTGTCAAATTCTCCAAATGTCAGTTTATTCGTATCTATATTTTTTGCTAGGTTTCTATATGATTAAAACCAAAAATGTTGCACATCACCACAACTATAGATTTTGTTAAAATATTGCTCCACTCTGTATTTGGTTTTAGAGTCAATGTCGCTTATTCAATTCTCATTAATTATTAGAGAGCATGCTCACTTGGCAATGAATTCGCTTAAATTTGTTCATATATCTCTTGCACATATTGATTCGATAAtatattattgttttggcaaaaatttgtggcAGACAgttttacgggtcgtatttgtgagacggatctcttatttgggtcatccatgaaaaaatattattttttatgctaagagtattattttttattgtgaatatgagtagagttgactcgtctcacacaagtttttgtctttatttaatttaaagtttATTCACTGACTATTTTTAAAGCACAAAAGCCTTTatgctttttctttttcaatattcttttgcattttttATGTATAAAGATCTAGCCCACCAACTCCCTAGTGGGTTCGACCACCTTTAGtagttatatttataatattttgacatttttaatttgtatggcatatttataataaaataaatcaaaaaaatccaaagatatgaaaattgagaaaaaaaaaatatttatgcacATAACTAGATTCATGACATTATACTTTTAAATGCTTGTagaataggcaaaaacttgtgtgagacggtcttacaggtCATATTTGTGTGAcggattttttatttgggtcacccatgaaaaagtattattttttatgctaagagtattattttttgttgtgaatatgagtagggttgacccgtctcgtctcacagattatgatccgtcagacggtctcacatgagactcactctgtAGAATATTATGAATATAGTGAGATGACACTAGTGGGATCGAAGTGCATATCGAATATCATAGACAATCCAAACATAGTTAAAAAAATCGATTATCATTTCTCATTTTTTACGTAACTTACTCAAATCATGTCTGAATAAAATGTCATAGAAATCACCTCCAATCAAAATTTGACGATGAAAAAATCAATTATCATACTTattttatatacatataacTGGATCGAATCTATATAAGACGAATCGAATTCGACTGAGGATCCATGTACCCTGCTTAGATAGGATCTAGGAGCCGGATCCACCCATCCTACCGTTTGAAGTGGGGCCCAACAAAAGTGAGCTCAAATGGAGCACACTCCTCACCCATTTTAATTCAACAGCCCCCCATTCATTCATTATTCACCGCCGATGAACACGTCCAATTTGAAGTAATTACACACGCATTTGTGTTTTTAGCGCATAAATTTTGGTTGATTTACTGTTCTTCAGCAAATGTGGGAATTTGGATTCGTGTAATTTGACTCTACCTGCACTTTTTGAATGCCACGAGTTTAATTTCTTCGCACATTTGATTTTTCGAGCGAGATGTCAGTGTACGATGCGGCGATCGTCGATACTGAGCTGTCGAAGAAAACCTCCGTCTTTGGGCTGCATCTCTCGGTGGTTATTGGAATAGTGATCGGAGTAGTGATTGTGCTCATTCTCTTCGTTTTATCTCTATGCTTCACCGCCTATCGCCGCTGCAGCAGTAGAAAGGCGGCGGCCAAGCTCTCTCACAAAGGTGGAGGAGAGATCACCCCAGTTGTGTCCAAGGAAATCCAGGAGATAGTTCATAACGCTGCTCCCAATCACCAGCCAGTCGTCGCTCAGGTATAGTGCGTGTATTGGAAGTGTGTTATTTGTATTAAAAGTTATCGTCTTGCTGTGATAATTTATtccctttctttctttctttctttctttctttctttctttctttgtcTAAATGATACTTTAACGAGAGAGTTTATGATTTCTCTATCTATTTTCTTTGGGTCACTTGACTTCAAATTCTAATCCCAAGTATAGTGTTATGGAATTTAAATACACACTCGAAAAAGTTAATAACGTGGCCATGCGAAGTTAAACGGACCTTTGAAAGGAAATAATTGTTGAGCTCCATCCATGAGAGCTGGTAATTGAATGAAACGATGATTTCTCCCTTTCGGTGTAAAAACTTGGATTATTTAAACAGTTAGTTTGTTCCTAACCCTTTTACGAATAGTGGTATCAATTGATTTCCATTTCTTTTTATTCTTTCAGGTGGTTCCGGAGATACAGATAGATATTGGGAATGTAGAACACAAAGTTGTGTTTTCTGATAGAGGGCCATCTAGTGGTGAGAGCAGAGCTACGTGTGGGACTGAAACTGGGTCGGTTGGAGGCAGTGGATCCTTGCCCGAGGTGTCACATTTGGGTTGGGGGAAATGGTATACTTTGCGAGAGCTCGAGGCTGCCTCTAATGGGTTGTCTGATGAGAATGTTATTGGTGAAGGTGGATATGGTATCGTCTATTATGGCGTGTTGGTCGATAACACAAGAATTGCTATAAAGAATTTGTTGAATTACAAGTACGCAAATTTTTCTATGTCCTTCTGGTTTTCAAAATCATGACACTTGCAAATTCAGTTCTTTAATATTTGCCGTACCTTGCTTTTGCATTGCTAATTATGTAGCTAAACGAACAtgatttattagtatttttaggGAATTTTCCTTGCATCTTGCTGAAGAAAGCTTTGCCTTTTGGACTAAAAATCTGTATAGGTTGTTTTATCCCTCATAAGCTTTATCTTGCGTGCTTTCAGGGGTCAAGCTGAGAAAGAGTTCAAAGTGGAGGTGGAAGCAATTGGACGTGTTAGACACAAGAATCTTGTAAGGTTGTTGGGTTACTGTGTTGAAGGAGCTTACCGGTAATGGACATTTCATTTCAATTTTCAGTTACTCCTATTCTTTTTAACTATCAAttgttgattactttttaatttTTGCTTTTTTCCTCCTTTAGGATGCTTGTCTATGAATATGTGGATAATGGAAATTTGGACCAGTGGCTTCACGGTGATATAGGAGAAATCAGTCCTTTAACATGGGAGATCCGTATGAACATAATTATAGGAACAGCCAAAGGGTATGATAAAGATTTTTGGTTCAATACTACAGCAATGCATGACTTTTTAATTGCTTATACTTTTCAGCTTGGCTTATCTCCATGAGGGTCTGGAACCAAAGGTTGTTCATCGTGATGTCAAGTCCAGCAACATACTGCTTGATCGTCAATGGAATCCCAAGTTGTCAGATTTTGGGCTTGCAAAACTACTGAATTCAGACAGACCTTATGTGACAACTCGTGTGATGGGAACATTTGGGTCAGTTAATTTTGCAgaacacatacacacacattatatatgtattttctGTCATGTTTCCTCATAGTGGATAAGTTGCCTCTGTAGTTGGGCAGTAAGCTGATCTATTTTTCTGTGGTGTACTAAGTTACGTAGCTCCCGAATATGCTTGCACTGGTATGCTGAATGAGAAGAGTGATATCTACAGCTTTGGTATATTGATTATGGAAATTATAACTGGAAGATCTCCTGTTGACTACAATCGCCCTAAAGAAGAGGTTAGTTGTGTGTTTTAACAGCAAGAAAATCTCGACAGTTCTCTTTTTTCTCTTATTTCGTTAGGTTATTAATTTCTAATCAGTATTTATGGCTAAAAATTGCAGGTCAATCTGATTGATTGGCTGAAGATGATGGTTGGAAACCGGAAATCTGAGGAAGTAGTCGATCCTAAACTTTCCAAAAGGCCTGCTTCAAAGGTGCTGAAACGAGTTATTTTGGTAGCCCTTCGATGTGTGGATCCTGATGCTCAGAAGAGACCCAAAGTGGGTCATGTGATACACATGCTGGAGGCAGAAAACTTCCTCTCTCATGATGTATGGCTTACACCTGAAATGTTACTTTCATAAGAGAAAAACGAGTGGTTCCCTTGTTTATTTTTGATATTCTTCCTGTCACTGAAAATGCAGGAACGACAAATTGTTCAAGATTTGTCCAGTTCCCAACGAGAAAGATAATCGTCCTGCTCGAGAATTGATCATCGATTAACAAGTCATTGTAGGTATCTCTGATTTTCCACGCAGGGGGGACATCAGCAGAAACCGTGGCTTATAAACAAACTCTCGGTGATGATATCATTCTGTGCTTATTTATGGGATTTCACGGCCACACTTCATTATTTGAATCAAGATTTTTCCTTCTTTAGTTGCCTAAAGTAGTGGTATGCTTCATGTTTGTCAGGTGAATCAATAAATTTATTTGTTCTTGGATAAATTGCAGCACGTTGTATTGCCCTTTCTTGGCAGTGAGCAAATTTGAGTGCCACAGAACCCGTTCCCCATGCTCAGTCTGGCTTTAACATTGTTTCATCTTTGTCATAAGATACTGTAGTGCGGACAGAATGTGGGCGCGCGAGGGGGAATGATTTCCGTGATAttaaatacaaaaattcaaTTTGTTGAAACCTcgtgatatttttaattaaaaatatcacgatataattgaTGTAAATATAGATATAGAATATATAAGATATATCTTTGACATTATTCTCTAAAATATAAGCCAAGAAATGATTTCCATAAtattaaatacatattttttgAAAGATAATCTTAAATATCTATTACTATATATTAAACTTGAGACACCTATATTATCTGATTTGGTTAGTAAATGTGACACAAATGTCAAATTACATTCATTTCTTAAAGGGCAAAGAGTAATTATCTAATCCTTACATTGATATTTTTTCTTAATTCGTTATCTTCTTCGAATTTTGTAACCACCAAATCCATAACTCTTGTGATTTGGCTTATtgctaagaatttttttttaactatACATTTTCCATTTGATTGAATGTATCCAAATTTTATTATCTGATTGGAATAATATAATGGTGTATTCAAAGGATAATACTGAGTTTAAAAAAATGAcaatatcatttcttatttttcAATATCTATTAAATTAtaagtaattaaataaaaatttaaaataaaatcactaaaaaattaattttaaactaAATGAATATGTCTCGATTCGATCCATATGTATcacgaaaaataatatttttgacataaaaatcaatgtttttttataaattgaATTGAGTCGAACATTAATATCATAAAATTAACCATGTGAGTTGgtctcacaagagtttttgtgaAAACAAGAATACATTATATAAACTCAATACATAATATCAACTTTAAATACAAAAAATCAGAGTCATACTTGTGTTCTATGGGACCTGAGGCGAAAGTAAAAATGCTCTCTAATtgtggaaaataaaaaaaaaaagtttgtaAATAACAAATACAATGAGCAATACATAAATACATCATATGACCATAAACAACATATAACATTAATAACAAGtcaacaaatatttgaaatgatCACATAAATAATACTCGACTATTTGTTTtaaacttgaaaatatttatcaaatcagTATAGTTCGGTTATCGTTTCATTTTTTTGTCAATTTACAACACACCTAGCTCATTTAATCTGCcatataacatttttttatCACAAATATTTTTTGATTAACTTCAATTTCAATGAGTTTATTTTCTGCTGATGAGTTGTGATTGATATGGATAACAAAATCTTACGAGCAATATAAGTATTTGAGAATAAACTATTCAGCATTGTCAAACAACATAAGTATTTGAGAATAAAAAACTCAGTGTTGTTCAAACGCTGTAACATATCAATAggttttattaatttgttgaaTAACATCTCATGACCATCAACTTGGAACAACTGTTAATGTAAAATGCCCATCGTGATTCAAGATTATCGAAGCTCCATAGAATATTTCATCAAACTAGTTAAATGCTAACTATTTAATTTTTCAAGAGTGAGTcacatgtgagatcgtctcacagatcttaatatgtgagacgggtcaaccctatcgatattcacaataaaaagtaatactcttagcataaaaagtaatattttttcatggatgacccaaataagtgatcagtctcacaaatacggcccgtgagaccgtctcacacaagtttttgtcatttttcaaattcaataaacccaaaaatttcttgatattatttaaattgttcAAACCGAATTTGAGAGTAAATCGAGCTTAATCaattattaacaaaaaatattcaaattgattttttatgatttaatattgaACTAAAAAAATTTTATCGTGTCATCAACgcaatatataattataataataattttgggcCTTTCCAAAGCCGGGCCCCGAGATGGCGGCCTCTTTGACCTAGCATAAGGTACGGCTCTGCAAATAACATATGTCCCAAATTATACCCGACATGGTCAAGAGAATTGGTCTTATTTTAGAAACATAATTCTGCTTGGTTGAACTAGATTTTGGCTGTTCCTTGAGTCCACCAAATCCAAATACAAACAAGTGTTACTTCTGTATGCATCCAACGAGATAAATAAATACGACTAACTTTAGAAAGATTTATACAATTTTTGAAGTTAATTTGTGTTAATAtaagatttatttttaaattttgtttattCTTTGTTTTTTCTGTATATACAAAGATcattttgcaatttttttaattaaaaaaatcataattaaaaagAATATTAATCATAATTATTGACCTTTTAACAATAAAATCTAGGCAATTTTGATTGGTACCTTGTTTAACGGGCAAGTCAACTatactattattttttttttgtctcatgtcaatattttaatttttcgacCAAATCtggaattttaaaataatccatctccctcaattaaaaaaaaaagttacaaAAACTATTTTTTCTCTAGgacaataaaatataaaataatatttaataaaaatcaaagGACAAAAATTATTCacataaaagcaaaaatttgtgtgagacggtatcatggattgtatttgtgagacggatctcttatttggatcacccatgaaaaagtattactttttatgctaagagtattactttttattgtgaatatgggtagagttgactcatctcacggattatgacccgtgagacggtcacatgagactcactctcacacaaattacataaaaccaaaactttatttaaacatataaaaaacaaaaacaataaatatTGATGTGATAGTCAACCTTTGCCAAGGCCAAGTGTATGGTTGAAGATTCATAGAACCAACCTCCATCCATCCTCCCTCTCTCAAATGAGTCAATTAGTTTCACGAGTAACCTCGAGTTATTCCAGTTCAAAAGTTCACACGCCAACGCCACTTTCTCTACCTGAAATTATAAAGAAATCGAAATAAAGTTGTATTTTCCACCGAATAACACGGCCAGAGATGTAAGGggatcattttctgttttcacaGAAACCGACACTACCTCCAAAGAAGCCAAGAACTTGTTCAAAGATTCCATCTTTGAACTGGGTTTTTTTTATCTTGCGTGTTATTTTTTCTTTCTATGGAGTCAAGTTCGGGTGCTGGTGATCATGGTGGGCATAATATCAAAGGGGTGCCCACTCATGGCGGAAGATATGTCCAGTACAATGTGTATGGAAATCTCTTTGAAGTTTCCCGCAAGTATGTTCCAATCAGGCCTGTGGGTCGCGGGGCTTATGGCATTGTTTGGTAAGAATCAAGAAAATATGTTGTTTTTCTTGATCTCGAGTTAATCTGTGTGCTTTGTATGTTTTTAGTTTTCTGAAATACATTGATTTGGTGTTGATGATTGGAATAATTTTTTATTCCAAGAGTTTTGATGGTTGTAGGTTTGGTTTTCTTACAGCTCTTCATGATACTGAATTTGGGAATTTTGAACTACTGTTTCTTTTACTCGGGATACTGAATTTGGGAATTTTGAGTTATTTCTCATTTTTCTCCCTATTGGTGTTTTCTAGTGTGTGTGAAAAAGGCTACTAGAACATCGTCCCCTGCATCCGGAGGTGCAAAAATTATGGAAGAAAAtctgattttgttatcattgtTGCTTTcaatttagtatttttgaataaaatatctaaatatttttGGCTTGTGATTATGGGGATTGGATTCGAGCACTGGTTAGCATGTCATAACATGTCATGTGTTGCTATTGCTATCTGTTTTACTTCTATTTCCCGTTCATTATAAGCATGAAGGAAAATTTGATATTTCATCTGCTTCAGTGCTGCTGTGAACTCCGAGACACGTGAAGAGGTGGCTATTAAGAAGATTGGCAATGCATTTGACAACATAATCGATGCTAAAAGGACCCTTCGGGAAATTAAACTTCTGCGCCACATGGATCATGACAATGTAATTATCCTACCAGCCTACAGAATTAAATCTTGATAGAGCTACTTTATCTTGCTCGGGTCTCGGCAGTGCTTCCATTCTCTTGAATGAATTTACAAGTGTTTTTTCCGTAAATATTTCAATAACTTGTTTTTAGTCATGTGCTGTGCAAATTTCCCTGGAATTTATTagacatgaaaattttaaaatgtgatTTGTTCTTGTTAGGTCAAAAAGTAATGTAGCCTACATAACAAATACAAAGAACCAGTCCCCTACTTAAAGTAAGTAAAATCCCATGAATGAGGCAAGAGAATAATTAGATCTGCTGATGTATGCTAATGAGATATCATAAAGGATAATCAAAAGTAATATTCTAATCCCACAATCAgtgtcttttttatttttattgctaACAAGACCCTCCAATCTTGTGAATATTCTTAGCTTTCAAGTGTAAAGATCAAAACCAGGTTTTCGAAGAGCTTAATGTCGAAGGTACTTAATGAGAAGATGTGCTTCAGTGATTTCGTAGAAATGTAAGAGAGTGCAATAGTCCCATTTCTATCTTGCTCTTAATGATGCTTTCGTTGATCTTTACGTGCTTTATGTGATCATGCTGAATTGGCTTGTGAGCTACATTGACAGTTGGTTGGTTGTCGCTCAACTACATAGATCCAGATAGCAGAAAGTTTCAAGTCTGCCACATATCCAAATGAGTTCACTTGTACTTTGGGCTATTGACATATACTTGGCCGACGATGTTTCGTGCAATGAATAGTGCTTTTGGCTTCTCCAATTCACAGAATCTTCTGGACCTCTGGGGTAATAGTTGACTTACCACCATCTTCGACTTCGCCTGCCAAATCTTCCTCTAAGAAACCAACTACATCTCTAACTCCAATTTTTTGAACAAGAAATCACATCAACATATCATTTATAATCTCCGAATTTGATTTTTCGCATCTATATGCCTCTTTGTAGGGGCATGCATAAATTGGCAGAAATCAATGATAGCGTTCAGTATTCCGGCGTGActactccgatgcttaagtcagcaggtgaagatgaaTGGATAAAAGGCTGTGTATGTGAGTGAATATACGTGAATGCCAAGAGCTTGGAAACAATAGTATCTGAATCCCCCAAATGTAAaacatacctgctatttatagaaaGAAATCTCACGATTACCTTGGATTTAGTGCACACCTGCTAATTAGGGTAAGATGACTGTCCATATCCTACCTCTGATAACTTCTCTGACACGCCAAACCCTTGTAGTTTTGACAATAATGATTATTAAGCATAAGAGAGCCCATACTGGTGCACTCGAGTGGGACGCTATTTTCGAGGTAGCTCGGGTAGAGACCATCCGGGAACTTGTATGAGAGCCCGGGCTTCTGGTATCCCAGAGAGAAGATGGCCCGGGCATTTACCTGTCCGACTCCTGACGCGCCCTTCCTGTAGATTTACCCTGATTCGAGCTATCCATGTAATGGGGTATCACTCAGCTATCTCTTGCTTCCAATGCCGTTCTAAAGTATAGAAGCTAGTTTGCATCCAAGCTTCCAATGTCTCCTTATGTAAGTTGGGTGTTCATTTTATGTGAGATGGAAATTCCTTAATGTGGATGGAAGGATTTGATAGAACCAACATAGCATTTATAATcttagaatttgatttttcgCATCTATATGCCTCTTTGTAGGGGCATGCATAAATTGGCAGAAATCAATTTTTTCCTATCAAGCGTTGATAGCATTCAATATTCCAAATAGAGACCTTCCTTAGCTATCTCTTGCTCCCAATGCCGTTCTAATAGCATACAAGCTAGTTTGCATCCAAGCTTTCAATGTCTCTTCAAGTAAGTTGAGTGTTCATTTTATGTGACATTGAAATTCCTTAATGTTGATGGAAGGATTTGATAGATTTGGATTTCAAATGGTTAATGATGACTTCAATTTGAGTGTCTTAAGATCACCAAACTTGGATATGGTCGCGTGTGACTACCATTTCATCTACACATACAATCAACGTCGACTGCTTAAAAGACTCACATTGTTTATAATTGATAGGCCAGGTACAAATTTTGTTATATGATCAGATCCTCCGGTGTCCACGATCAATGCATTTGTTGGGGCCTTTACAAAATAGAAGTGGAaaatacctttgtgaattattGATGCTGTAGAACTTGACAACCGGACTCCTTGACCGTGGACGGATGAGTCATCGATTTCCGGGAACCTCCattcattcaattgcaaatgcTTGAGGACTAGCACAATTTGTATTCGTAtcctgttttttttttcatctttGACTTCGTAGCTTCAAATCTGAGCTCTTGACCATGGATTTCCCAACTTTTATCTATTGTGTGATTTGTCTTCTTACATCATTCACACCATAATGATGTATATTTCTATGTTTGAGACTTGGAATTATTGCTTTCGCATCTGGACTAGCTGAAGCAGACCCCTATGTTGCTAACTCCATTGCCATGTTTTGTGAAAGTAATGACAGTACTCCGGTACTCCCTACTTTCTTCATGCCGGCTTTGGAAAATACATTTTTCAACTTGGGCATAAGTTTTGTACCAAGTAGACGTCCTCCAACTGCATCAAGTTCATATTTCAACCTTGACAAAAATTGAATAACCGACGTTTCTCCAACATTTTGTTGTACATGATCCCGTTTCAGGGTGTCTCCATGTGATTTTATGGA
This Primulina eburnea isolate SZY01 chromosome 2, ASM2296580v1, whole genome shotgun sequence DNA region includes the following protein-coding sequences:
- the LOC140823446 gene encoding probable serine/threonine-protein kinase At1g01540; protein product: MSVYDAAIVDTELSKKTSVFGLHLSVVIGIVIGVVIVLILFVLSLCFTAYRRCSSRKAAAKLSHKGGGEITPVVSKEIQEIVHNAAPNHQPVVAQVVPEIQIDIGNVEHKVVFSDRGPSSGESRATCGTETGSVGGSGSLPEVSHLGWGKWYTLRELEAASNGLSDENVIGEGGYGIVYYGVLVDNTRIAIKNLLNYKGQAEKEFKVEVEAIGRVRHKNLVRLLGYCVEGAYRMLVYEYVDNGNLDQWLHGDIGEISPLTWEIRMNIIIGTAKGLAYLHEGLEPKVVHRDVKSSNILLDRQWNPKLSDFGLAKLLNSDRPYVTTRVMGTFGYVAPEYACTGMLNEKSDIYSFGILIMEIITGRSPVDYNRPKEEVNLIDWLKMMVGNRKSEEVVDPKLSKRPASKVLKRVILVALRCVDPDAQKRPKVGHVIHMLEAENFLSHDERQIVQDLSSSQRER